In a single window of the Bradyrhizobium sp. ORS 285 genome:
- a CDS encoding SDR family NAD(P)-dependent oxidoreductase, whose product MPTKGLCAIVTGSASGLGAATALLLAKAGMRIVVNYANSKTEAEQTADLCRKEGVEVIVVQGDVSRDEDCKTIVAAAAPWGRLDVLVNNAGTTKHVPHDQLDGLSAEDFQRIYAVNTIGPFQMIRAARPLLEAAAKDAVRASAVVNVSSVAGISGVGSSIAYAASKGALNTMTLSLSRALAPSIRVNTVCPGYIDTPWFTKGRGEAGAKQVRDAVVARVPLRTASSAEDIAQLVTFLASPASGQMTGEVVRMDAGMHLLG is encoded by the coding sequence ATGCCGACCAAGGGTCTTTGCGCGATCGTGACGGGTTCGGCCTCCGGTCTCGGGGCTGCGACCGCGCTGCTGCTGGCCAAGGCCGGCATGCGCATCGTCGTCAACTACGCCAACAGCAAAACCGAAGCCGAGCAGACGGCTGACCTGTGCCGCAAGGAGGGCGTCGAGGTGATCGTCGTGCAGGGCGACGTGTCGCGTGACGAGGACTGCAAGACAATCGTCGCGGCCGCCGCGCCGTGGGGCCGGCTCGATGTGCTGGTCAACAATGCCGGCACGACCAAGCACGTGCCGCATGATCAGCTCGACGGGCTCTCGGCCGAGGACTTCCAGCGCATCTACGCGGTCAACACTATCGGCCCGTTCCAGATGATCCGCGCCGCGCGGCCGCTGCTCGAAGCCGCCGCCAAGGACGCCGTGCGCGCCTCCGCCGTGGTCAACGTGTCGTCGGTGGCCGGCATCAGCGGCGTCGGCTCGTCGATCGCCTATGCCGCCAGCAAGGGCGCTCTCAACACCATGACCTTGTCGCTGTCGCGCGCGCTCGCGCCGTCGATCCGCGTCAACACGGTATGCCCCGGCTATATCGATACGCCCTGGTTCACCAAGGGCCGCGGCGAGGCCGGCGCCAAGCAGGTGCGCGATGCCGTGGTGGCGCGGGTGCCGCTGCGCACGGCCTCATCGGCCGAGGACATCGCACAGCTCGTCACGTTTCTCGCCAGCCCCGCATCAGGGCAGATGACCGGCGAGGTCGTGCGCATGGACGCGGGAATGCATTTGTTGGGGTGA